The genomic window GCCGTTTTTTATCTTCTCGCAGTTCATTTCCCATGGCGGCCGGCTTATCCGCTGCCGTACCCCTTAAAACTTTCCGTTCATTTCATCCCTCACCCAAGCCAAGGCTAGTTTTCAACCCTCTACTTCGCCTCCCACAGCTAACACACGGTGCTCGAAAGGAGACAAGGCTTTCCATTTGTTTCGTGTTGGAGGAACAAAAACATGTTGAACCCCTGACCGTAGTGAATCTCGTAGAAGAAGGATCTGGTTCCGAGGATTTTGGGAACAAACAGATCTTAATACCTCCACATGTGGCGGAGAAATTAGCTAGAAAAAAATCCGAAAGGTTCACTTACTTGGTCGCTGCTGTCATGTCTAGTTTCGGTATCACTTCCATGGCTATCATGGCTGTTTATTATAGATTTTCATGGCAAATGGAGGTCCATTTTCTTCTccctttttcctctcttttttatttttaataccaCGATCAAATTACTGAACAAGGttgtttcatgttttttttttttggtaagggAGGAGAAGTGCCCCTGTCTGAAATGTTCGGCACATTTGCCCTATCTGTTGGCGCCGCCGTAAGTTCAATGTCTTCCATTTTTTTCTGTAATAAACCTTTTATTTCATTGcttgaaaaaaaaagggtttcatTTGGTTTTCAGGTAGGCATGGAGTTTTGGGCTAGGTGGGCACATCGAGCTCTCTGGCATGCTTCCTTATGGCATATGCATGAGGTAAACAgaatccgacccgacccgaccaTCAAAAAGCAATATAAATGAAATActaaattagggtttttattgGGCAGTCTCACCATC from Gossypium hirsutum isolate 1008001.06 chromosome D12, Gossypium_hirsutum_v2.1, whole genome shotgun sequence includes these protein-coding regions:
- the LOC107947686 gene encoding beta-carotene 3-hydroxylase, chloroplastic; translation: MAAGLSAAVPLKTFRSFHPSPKPRLVFNPLLRLPQLTHGARKETRLSICFVLEEQKHVEPLTVVNLVEEGSGSEDFGNKQILIPPHVAEKLARKKSERFTYLVAAVMSSFGITSMAIMAVYYRFSWQMEGGEVPLSEMFGTFALSVGAAVGMEFWARWAHRALWHASLWHMHESHHRPREGPFELNDVFAIINAVPAIALLSYGFFNKGLVPGLCFGAGLGITVFGMAYMFVHDGLVHKRFPVGPIANVPYFRKVAAAHQLHHSEKFQGVPYGLFLGPKELEEVGGLEELEKEINRRIKSSKSL